The Nitrosococcus watsonii C-113 genome includes the window CAAGCGCGTTACCGGTGCTTTCATGCCATAAGCCCTACCGCCCTTAAAGACGTTTTGCGTAAGCCCCGTCCTTAAATTATTTTGCCTTCGATTAGATAGAACGTCTTGCCACGATCATTTGCAAGAAAAACATCTACTCTTAAATCCTGAAAACATTTCCTATACCTAGCAAGCACCTCACTCTCGTTCTTAAAATGCCTTACATGTGATTCAAAAGGAAAATTCGGCACTGTACCATAGAATTTTGCCCCCGACCTGATCCGGTTTAGAACACCAATGTCATCCTCAACGTGCTCTAAGAACTCGGTACAAACAACAGCGGAATAGTCGCATGTCGTGAACAGATCTGTTTTGAAGGCATCTTGCTCGCTGAAGTTAAATTCAGGGCAAGCATTCTCTGCTTGAATGATACGCTTTGGACTGAAATCAAATCCATGATACTCCTTAACCCCTTTATCCCTTATTAAACAGGCTAGTTGCCCCGAACCACATCCAATTTCAAGTATAGAGTCGATTTTTGCCCTTACTATCCGATCTGATATTACTGTCCATAAAAAATAGTAATGTGATAGAGAATAATGGCATTTCCAATAGTCATCTTTCTCGAAGGATGCGTCATACCATGACGAATCCTTCTCTTCCTCTTCCTTTTTATCTTTCGATAGGAATACAGCCTTGACTCCACTCAGTATAATCGGCGGGGTAATAGCTTTGATTATATTCTTGATATCGTGTGTCATATAAATTCCTCTTGTATAATAATTTATTCTCAAGCAGATAGACCCTCATAAAGTGATTAAAATAGTACTCAATTTATTGGGACATCCTCGTAAAAATGAGAGATTATTCTTGCCACCACCAAAACTTGACGGTGGCCGTTTGCATATTAATACAAAGGTAGGGTTGTTATCAGATGCACTTTCTATGACCCCCATTGCAGTCACCGATAAATCCCTGCGGCCAACCTCCGCCTAGAAGGGCGGGTTCATTGGGACGGTTGGCAACAAAACCCTAGCGTTTTTTACCAACTGGCTGATATTTTCATCTGCCCTTCCCGACACGAACCCCTGGGCAATGTGATCCTCGAAGCCTGGAGCCATGGCAAACCGGTTATCGCCACTAACACCCAAGGCGCCCAGGAACTCATGACCCCCACTGAAAATGGATGGATCACTCCTAATGCCGATCCCAAAGCTCTCAGCAAAGCCATTTCCGCCCTTCTCACGGATGAGACTTTGCAAGCCCAACTAGGGAAAAATGGTTTCGCCACCCTCCAGCGTCATCATTCCCAGGAAGCCATCGTCACCGCCTATCTGAATCTCTATAGCCAGCTACTTGGCCATTAAGAGGAGAGAATATCCGGGCAAACCAGCCTTATCCCAGCATTCCGTCCTGGTGCAGGCGCGCCAGCACTTCCCCCGGCTGCAACTGTGCCAGACAACGGTGAGCATTCCGCGGGGGACACTCAGGAAGATAGCACGGGCTGCACGCTACCGGATGGACGAGAACACGCTGTTGCTGACCAACGGCATGGCTGCGGCGCCAATCGGTGGGTCCAAACAAAGCATAAACGGGGATAGCGGCAGCAGCGATAGCATGCATGGGCGCCGAGTCGGTGGTCACCGCAAAACGAGCCTGATGCGCTAAGGCAACTAGCTCCAGGAGAGAAAATACGCCCGTTGCATCCATACCGATATTTTGGGAGAGGGTTTGGTTTAATGCAGCATCTTCCGAGCCGCCCACCCAGATGACCACTATCCCCTGCTGCTCCAGAATCGTCCCCAGGGTAACAAAGTGAGCAGCCGCCCACCGCTTACTCTCCCAACGGGCGCTGGAACCGGCATGGATGAGGGCGAGCTTTCTTCCCAGCAGCCCTTTTCCTGCCAGCCAATCCTCCACTTTTTGGCGCTGCCCGCCGCTGGCTTCAAGATAAGGCCCCGCCTGCGCCAGTGGCAAACCCGCCGTTTCTAATAGCCGGTTCAAGCGGCTAAAATTATGCACGTCCTTGCCCACAATTCCCTTGTTAGGTGGGCAATGGGTATAAGGAAAACCCGGGCCTAGACCATAGCGCCGGGTAGCCCCAGAAAGAGCCACCATGGTTTTGCTACGGTCGCTCCCTTGCAAATCAAAAACTATTTGGAAACCCTGGCTGCGTATCCATCCCAGGGGAGGGAACAGAGACTGGATACCTTTTCTCGGGAAAGACTTCACTTTTAGATTAGGATAGCCTGCAAACAGGCCAGCAAACCCCGGCGCTGTAAGCAGCCAAACCTCGGCCTCAGGATAGCCCTCCACGATTCGTTTGATATGGGGGGTCGCCATGATGATATCACCGAGTGCCCCTAATTTAATGATCAGTATTCGCTGCATTTTTTATACAGTAGCAAAATTCACTGAGGTATGCTGTAAATAGATGTGGGGCATCTGATGATGCAGGAGGTTCTTCCCGTCGAACGGCTGCCCGCGGTGCGAACGCCTCGCATGCGATTGTTATGCGGCATTGTGCACATCCCATCCTGGGAACACTAACACAGCTGGATGGCACTTGAGTGCTAGCGCCAACTGCTTCGCCCTTTCCACTCCCAAGTTAACTCGATCATTTTCAATAGCGGAGATAGTGGATTGGGGAATTCCAGCCAGCTTTGCGAGTTCATTCTGACTCATTTCCTGAAGTTCTCTGATTATCCGAACTGATTCGCCAACACTAACGTCAATTTGTCTTTTTGCAATTTTGTAATTTTTCATACTATTTATTCCTGTAGTCGTGTGCAGTTATGTTGACAACCTGAACTAGTATCTGATCTTTTTTGATTCGATATATCACGCGAAATTGTTTGCCAAGTCTCGATGATCGATGGCCCTTCCATTCACCTCTTAGTGACTCATCGTGAAAACCTTTAATCAACCTAAGACCCTGAGGCCCTGATATAGATACGATATCTTTCCATTTTTCGTATCGTTTCAATATATCGGTAGGAATGGTTCGTAACTGTTTTGGAACATTCCGGTGTTCATAGATCGTCCACATACTAAAAATAGTATATATACTAAATATAGTATGACAATTTGTGCCGCCTAATCTGGGAGTTAACTGGTGGGTTTTCTCCTGGGTAATAGATATCTGGCATCTGATGATACAGGAAGTTCTTCCCGTCGAACGTCAAAACTCAGCCCCGCGAGGCACGAGCGTCGGCTGGAGCGCTTTGTTGGGCCGTTGAGTCAGCCACGAGAGCTGCTTCAGCATGCAATTTTAAGCCTAAGGCTCGTATGACCTTGAGAATTGTGTCAAAGCCTGGACTTCGTTCGCCAGAAAGTGCCTTGTAAAGACTTTCGCGGGACAGACCAGCATCACGTGCTACCTGAGACATGCCCTTGGCGCGGACAATATCGCCCAGAGCCTTGGCAACGAATGCAGCGTCCCCATCAGCCTCCTCAAGGCAAGCTTCTAGATAAGCAGCCATTTCCTCAGGCGTGCGAAGGTGCTCGGCGACATCGTAAGGGGTAGTCATGGTCCGTTCCTACAGGTTCCGAGCAAGGCGCAAGGCCGTCTTGATATCGCTAGCCTATGAACGTTTGTCGCCGCCAGCTAGTAAAATAATGACCTTTTTGCCTTGCTTTTTGTAGTACAGCCGATAGCCGGGTCCGTAATCGATCCGCAACTCTGAAACACCTTCACCCACAGGCTTAACATCCCCCGGGTTTCTGGCCGCCAAGCGCTCCCCCCGTACTTAAGATACGAACTCGGGCTTGGACATCGCGTAAACCATCGAGCCACTTGGCATAGGCTTCGGTCTTACGAATCTCAAGCATGATCAAACTGTAACATATCGTCAATCCTGATGTGGCAAGGGTTTTCCGGACACAAAATTACACCGCCTTTTGGTTCTGCGCCTCATAGTGAGCTGGCGTCTGATAGCCACTGGAGGAATGGCGGCGCTGGCGGTTATAGAACACCTCAATATACTCAAAGACTTCCTGCCGGGTGAGGTAACGCCGGTGATGGATGAGTTCGGTTTTGAAGGTATTAAA containing:
- a CDS encoding glycosyltransferase family 9 protein; translated protein: MQRILIIKLGALGDIIMATPHIKRIVEGYPEAEVWLLTAPGFAGLFAGYPNLKVKSFPRKGIQSLFPPLGWIRSQGFQIVFDLQGSDRSKTMVALSGATRRYGLGPGFPYTHCPPNKGIVGKDVHNFSRLNRLLETAGLPLAQAGPYLEASGGQRQKVEDWLAGKGLLGRKLALIHAGSSARWESKRWAAAHFVTLGTILEQQGIVVIWVGGSEDAALNQTLSQNIGMDATGVFSLLELVALAHQARFAVTTDSAPMHAIAAAAIPVYALFGPTDWRRSHAVGQQQRVLVHPVACSPCYLPECPPRNAHRCLAQLQPGEVLARLHQDGMLG
- a CDS encoding type II toxin-antitoxin system mRNA interferase toxin, RelE/StbE family; the encoded protein is MWTIYEHRNVPKQLRTIPTDILKRYEKWKDIVSISGPQGLRLIKGFHDESLRGEWKGHRSSRLGKQFRVIYRIKKDQILVQVVNITAHDYRNK
- a CDS encoding helix-turn-helix domain-containing protein, with translation MKNYKIAKRQIDVSVGESVRIIRELQEMSQNELAKLAGIPQSTISAIENDRVNLGVERAKQLALALKCHPAVLVFPGWDVHNAA
- a CDS encoding addiction module antidote protein, which translates into the protein MTTPYDVAEHLRTPEEMAAYLEACLEEADGDAAFVAKALGDIVRAKGMSQVARDAGLSRESLYKALSGERSPGFDTILKVIRALGLKLHAEAALVADSTAQQSAPADARASRG
- a CDS encoding class I SAM-dependent methyltransferase; this translates as MTHDIKNIIKAITPPIILSGVKAVFLSKDKKEEEEKDSSWYDASFEKDDYWKCHYSLSHYYFLWTVISDRIVRAKIDSILEIGCGSGQLACLIRDKGVKEYHGFDFSPKRIIQAENACPEFNFSEQDAFKTDLFTTCDYSAVVCTEFLEHVEDDIGVLNRIRSGAKFYGTVPNFPFESHVRHFKNESEVLARYRKCFQDLRVDVFLANDRGKTFYLIEGKII
- a CDS encoding glycosyltransferase family 4 protein encodes the protein MPAANLRLEGRVHWDGWQQNPSVFYQLADIFICPSRHEPLGNVILEAWSHGKPVIATNTQGAQELMTPTENGWITPNADPKALSKAISALLTDETLQAQLGKNGFATLQRHHSQEAIVTAYLNLYSQLLGH